A window of the Dickeya dianthicola NCPPB 453 genome harbors these coding sequences:
- the pptA gene encoding tautomerase PptA, translated as MPHVAIKYFPRNLPETVKQDLANEISELLKKYLNAEEQTISVALTEVAPERWKDAVYDIEIGPELDNLTKQPGYTM; from the coding sequence ATGCCACATGTCGCCATCAAGTATTTTCCCCGCAATCTGCCGGAAACCGTCAAACAGGATTTAGCCAACGAGATCAGCGAATTGCTCAAGAAGTACCTGAACGCGGAAGAGCAGACAATTTCGGTTGCCCTGACCGAAGTCGCGCCGGAACGCTGGAAAGACGCGGTTTACGACATCGAAATCGGCCCGGAGCTGGATAACCTCACCAAAC